Genomic DNA from Bosea sp. (in: a-proteobacteria):
GCTGGAGACACGAAATCCATGGGCCTGCCCCAGGATCATCGCGTGGACGCGGAGCCGCCGGCAACAGGCGCCCTTGCAGTCGCGCAGCGGTTGGGGAGCCGGCTTGGCTCGCTTCTCATTGGCATCGCTGCGCTCGCGACGCCTCTCCTGATCGCTGCCGTGGTGCTGGGCGTCATCGCCAGCCTGCTGAGGATCGAGGCGGTCATGCGCTTCGCGGAGCCGGTGCCGTTGCTGGGCCGGGCGATAACGCAGAACAGTCTGATCGACCTGCAATGGCACCTTAGCGCGTTGATGACGATGCTGGCGATCCCCGCGCTGGTGCTCAGCGACCGGCATGTGCGCGTCGACGTGCTCTACGAGCGGCTTTCGCCGCGCCGGCGCAGCGTGGTCAACCTGGGCGGTCATGGCCTGCTCGCCATCCCCTTCCTCGTGCTGGCGGTCGGGCCGGCCTGGACCTTCATGGAGCGCTCGCGCCTGTCCGGCGAGGGTTCGGTCGATGGCGGGCTGGCTGATCGGTTCCTCGTCAAGGGGCTGCTGCCGCTCGGCCTGGGGCTTCTGGCGCTGGCGCTAGCGATCGACATCCTTCGGCGCATCGCAACCCTTCTGAGCGCGGGGCGGCGACGGTGAGCGCCTTGTCGGCCCATGCCATGCCGTTGGCAATGTCGTTCACGCTGCTGGCGGCGATCCTCCTCGGCTATCCGGTGGCGCTGGCTCTGGCCGGCACATCGGCGCTGTTCATCCTGCTGTCGGACCTGCCGGCC
This window encodes:
- a CDS encoding TRAP transporter small permease subunit, producing MGLPQDHRVDAEPPATGALAVAQRLGSRLGSLLIGIAALATPLLIAAVVLGVIASLLRIEAVMRFAEPVPLLGRAITQNSLIDLQWHLSALMTMLAIPALVLSDRHVRVDVLYERLSPRRRSVVNLGGHGLLAIPFLVLAVGPAWTFMERSRLSGEGSVDGGLADRFLVKGLLPLGLGLLALALAIDILRRIATLLSAGRRR